A region from the Triticum urartu cultivar G1812 chromosome 1, Tu2.1, whole genome shotgun sequence genome encodes:
- the LOC125513786 gene encoding pectinesterase inhibitor 8-like, which produces MIKAPTSSPLAAAAAVLVVVSAWGADATIETTCRDAGAGDRRVDVAFCVRQFLAYEGAAEADTWGLAKTAVLIGINLADDAIFDLTHGKILPEPKDKKAEAAMDACVKAYDKVGLAFAEASDELRARRYPAAKEEMASVAPLLQRCDGGLVKVGLPSPLPRYSADCLQTTIIGIAITNLVK; this is translated from the coding sequence ATGATCAAGGCGCCCACCTCCTCGCCCTTGGCCGCGGCCGCCGCCGTGCTCGTCGTCGTGTCGGCGTGGGGCGCGGACGCGACGATCGAGACCACGTGCAGGGACGCAGGGGCGGGCGACCGGCGCGTGGACGTCGCGTTCTGCGTGCGCCAGTTCTTGGCGTACGAGGGCGCGGCGGAGGCGGATACGTGGGGCCTGGCAAAGACGGCCGTGCTCATCGGCATCAACCTCGCCGACGACGCCATCTTCGACCTCACCCACGGGAAGATCCTCCCAGAGCCCAAGGACAAGAAGGCCGAGGCGGCCATGGACGCGTGCGTGAAGGCGTACGACAAGGTGGGCCTGGCCTTCGCGGAGGCTTCCGACGAGCTCAGGGCGCGCCGGTACCCGGCGGCCAAGGAGGAGATGGCGAGCGTCGCGCCGCTCCTGCAGCGGTGCGACGGCGGGCTCGTCAAGGTCGGGCTCCCGTCGCCGCTGCCCAGGTACAGCGCCGACTGCCTGCAGACGACCATCATTGGCATCGCCATAACCAACCTCGtcaagtga